In Phragmites australis chromosome 24, lpPhrAust1.1, whole genome shotgun sequence, the following are encoded in one genomic region:
- the LOC133908099 gene encoding pentatricopeptide repeat-containing protein At4g26680, mitochondrial, which yields MPPRALPLPHFTLPPLAGEDYLFVAALRSHLSSSPPPAAASLSRFLPCLTPLRLAHLLLQLARPALAQGFPHGLLAALLPSPPPPLPFAILIHSLPPRRCAELLASVLPSVSPHAFPDLLHHVLLTARLASGPRLPAAAAAVAVPALDVLFSACARSQKLSRATLAYRAMRAHGLLPAVASCNVFISAALRLRRPEIAVSFFREMRRGRISPNVYTANMVMRAFCAMGQVADAALVLDEMSDWGVGRTAASFNTLIAAYCRDSGGMEPALRLKERMEREGLAPDEVTYNTIVHGLCKEGRMRQANRVVSEMRVKGVAPNTVTYNTLIYGYVKLGDSEAVSRVHEEMVKAGVGVNMVTYNALILGLCNEGKMRKAGRLVQQLCTAKLEPNASTFAALIVGQCKKQNSERALDLLNAMKKSGFHPNYDAYKIVVSTFCKNKDFEGAVDVMKDMLGRCMAPDKALLHEFFEGLSEAKKLHLAADLRSVANGERLIPDV from the coding sequence ATGCCGCCGCGCGCGCTGCCACTGCCGCACTTCACCCTCCCACCCCTCGCCGGCGAGGACTACCTATTCGTGGCCGCGCTCCGCTCCCAcctctcctcctcgccgccccccgccgccgcctcgctctCCCGTTTCCTCCCCTGTCTCACCCCTCTCCGCCtcgcccacctcctcctccaactCGCCCGCCCGGCGCTTGCACAGGGCTTCCCGCacggcctcctcgccgcgctCCTCCCATCGCCGCCTCCCCCGCTCCCGTTCGCCATCCTGATCCACTCCCTCCCGCCGCGCCGCTGTGCCGAGCTCCTCGCCTCCGTGCTCCCCTCCGTCTCGCCGCATGCCTTCCCGGACCTCCTCCACCACGTCCTCCTCACCGCCCGCCTCGCCTCCGGGCCGCGGCTCCCcgcggccgccgctgccgtggCCGTCCCAGCCCTTGACGTCCTCTTCTCAGCATGCGCGCGCAGCCAGAAGCTCTCCCGGGCCACGCTCGCCTACCGCGCCATGCGCGCGCACGGCCTGCTCCCGGCCGTCGCGTCCTGCAACGTCTTCATTTCCGCCGCGCTCCGGCTGCGGCGCCCTGAGATCGCCGTCTCCTTCTTCCGTGAGATGCGCCGGGGCCGGATCTCGCCCAATGTGTACACGGCGAACATGGTGATGCGGGCGTTCTGTGCCATGGGGCAGGTCGCGGACGCGGCCCTGGTGCTCGACGAAATGTCGGACTGGGGAGTTGGGAGGACGGCTGCCAGTTTCAACACGTTGATCGCCGCGTACTGCAGGGACAGTGGCGGCATGGAGCCCGCGCTGCGGCTCAAGGAGAGGATGGAGCGTGAGGGGCTCGCACCAGACGAGGTGACATATAACACGATTGTGCATGGGCTGTGCAAGGAGGGCAGGATGCGGCAGGCGAACCGGGTGGTGAGCGAGATGAGGGTGAAGGGGGTGGCGCCGAACACAGTCACCTACAACACTCTGATTTATGGGTACGTGAAGCTCGGTGATAGCGAGGCGGTGTCGAGGGTTCATGAAGAGATGGTGAAGGCCGGAGTGGGGGTCAATATGGTAACATACAACGCTCTGATTCTTGGTCTTTGCAACGAAGGGAAGATGAGGAAGGCCGGGCGTTTGGTTCAGCAGCTTTGCACAGCCAAACTTGAACCGAATGCTTCAACTTTTGCGGCGCTGATTGTTGGGCAGTGCAAGAAGCAGAACTCAGAGCGAGCGCTAGATCTGTTGAATGCGATGAAGAAAAGCGGGTTTCATCCGAATTACGACGCCTATAAGATCGTTGTATCCACTTTCTGTAAGAACAAGGATTTCGAAGGAGCAGTGGATGTTATGAAGGACATGCTTGGGAGGTGCATGGCTCCTGACAAGGCCTTGTTGCATGAATTCTTTGAAGGCCTTTCTGAAGCTAAAAAACTACACCTGGCAGCGGACCTCCGTTCAGTGGCTAACGGTGAAAGGTTGATTCCTGATGTCTAG